Proteins encoded in a region of the Globicephala melas chromosome 1, mGloMel1.2, whole genome shotgun sequence genome:
- the SLC2A1 gene encoding solute carrier family 2, facilitated glucose transporter member 1 isoform X1 has protein sequence MEPSSKKLTGRLMLAVGGAVLGSLQFGYNTGVINAPQKVIEEFYNQTWIHRYGERILPSTLTTLWSLSVAIFSVGGMIGSFSVGLFVNRFGRRNSMLMMNLLAFVSAVLMGFSKLAKSFEMLILGRFVIGVYCGLTTGFVPMYVGEVSPTDLRGALGTLHQLGIVVGILIAQVFGLDSIMGNQDLWPLLLSVIFIPALLQCILLPFCPESPRFLLINRNEENRAKSVLKKLRGTSDVTRDLQEMKEESRQMMREKKVTILELFRSTAYRQPILIAVVLQLSQQLSGINAVFYYSTSIFEKAGVQQPVYATIGSGIVNTAFTVVSLFVVERAGRRTLHLIGLAGMAGCAVLMTIALALLERLPWMSYLSIVAIFGFVAFFEVGPGPIPWFIVAELFSQGPRPAAIAVAGFSNWTSNFIVGMCFQYVEQLCGPYVFIIFTVLLVLFFIFTYFKVPETKGRTFDEIASGFRQGGASQSDKTPEELFHPLGADSQV, from the exons AAGCTGACGGGCCGCCTCATGCTGGCCGTGGGAGGGGCAGTGCTCGGCTCCCTGCAGTTTGGCTACAACACTGGAGTCATCAATGCCCCCCAGAAG GTGATTGAGGAGTTCTACAACCAGACGTGGATCCACCGCTATGGGGAGCGCATCTTGCCCAGCACACTGACCACGCTCTGGTCCCTCTCTGTGGCCATCTTCTCCGTGGGGGGCATGATTGGCTCCTTCTCTGTGGGCCTTTTCGTTAACCGTTTTGGCCG GCGGAATTCAATGCTGATGATGAACCTGCTGGCCTTTGTGTCCGCTGTGCTCATGGGCTTCTCAAAACTGGCCAAGTCCTTTGAGATGCTGATCCTCGGCCGCTTCGTCATTGGTGTATACTGCGGCCTGACCACTGGCTTTGTGCCCATGTACGTGGGGGAGGTGTCCCCCACGGACCTTCGCGGGGCCCTGGGTACCCTGCACCAGCTGGGCATCGTCGTCGGCATCCTCATCGCCCAG GTGTTTGGCCTGGACTCCATCATGGGCAACCAGGACCTGTGGCCCCTGCTGCTGAGCGTCATCTTCATCCCAGCCCTGCTGCAGTGCATTCTGCTGCCCTTCTGCCCTGAGAGCCCCCGCTTCCTGCTCATCAACCGCAACGAGGAGAACCGGGCCAAGAGCG TGCTGAAGAAGCTGCGCGGGACCTCGGATGTGACCCGCGACCTGCAGGAGATGAAGGAGGAGAGCCGGCAGATGATGCGGGAGAAGAAGGTCACCATCCTGGAGCTGTTCCGCTCGACCGCCTACCGTCAGCCCATCCTCATTGCCGTGGTGCTGCAGCTGTCCCAGCAGCTGTCTGGCATCAATGCT GTTTTCTATTACTCCACAAGCATCTTCGAGAAGGCGGGGGTGCAGCAGCCTGTGTATGCCACCATCGGCTCCGGCATCGTCAACACAGCCTTCACTGTCGTGTCG CTGTTTGTGGTGGAACGAGCTGGCCGGCGGACGCTGCACCTCATAGGCCTGGCCGGTATGGCAGGCTGTGCGGTGCTCATGACCATCGCGCTGGCGCTGCTG GAGCGGCTGCCCTGGATGTCCTACCTGAGCATCGTGGCCATCTTTGGCTTCGTGGCCTTCTTCGAAGTGGGCCCCGGCCCCATCCCATGGTTCATTGTGGCTGAACTCTTCAGCCAGGGCCCTCGTCCAGCTGCCATTGCTGTCGCTGGCTTCTCCAACTGGACCTCAAATTTCATTGTGGGCATGTGCTTCCAGTATGTGGAG CAACTGTGTGGTCCCTATGTCTTCATCATCTTCACCGTGCTCCTGGTTCTGTTCTTCATCTTCACCTACTTCAAAGTTCCCGAGACGAAAGGCAGGACCTTCGATGAGATTGCTTCCGGCTTCCGGCAGGGGGGAGCGAGCCAAAGTGACAAGACACCCGAGGAGCTGTTCCACCCCCTGGGAGCTGATTCACAAGTGTGA
- the SLC2A1 gene encoding solute carrier family 2, facilitated glucose transporter member 1 isoform X2, with amino-acid sequence MTGTQPLLDDAQGSGWVEEVTPELLPTQGSPVLQGPTAFPGPRASFTPHTGHGPEGRGQTAHAPPTGKENHTWLLPTNLKHQIKRQEPSGQPRLGQEVLLGGEEDEPGAKVIEEFYNQTWIHRYGERILPSTLTTLWSLSVAIFSVGGMIGSFSVGLFVNRFGRRNSMLMMNLLAFVSAVLMGFSKLAKSFEMLILGRFVIGVYCGLTTGFVPMYVGEVSPTDLRGALGTLHQLGIVVGILIAQVFGLDSIMGNQDLWPLLLSVIFIPALLQCILLPFCPESPRFLLINRNEENRAKSVLKKLRGTSDVTRDLQEMKEESRQMMREKKVTILELFRSTAYRQPILIAVVLQLSQQLSGINAVFYYSTSIFEKAGVQQPVYATIGSGIVNTAFTVVSLFVVERAGRRTLHLIGLAGMAGCAVLMTIALALLERLPWMSYLSIVAIFGFVAFFEVGPGPIPWFIVAELFSQGPRPAAIAVAGFSNWTSNFIVGMCFQYVEQLCGPYVFIIFTVLLVLFFIFTYFKVPETKGRTFDEIASGFRQGGASQSDKTPEELFHPLGADSQV; translated from the exons ATGACGGGCACCCAGCCACTGCTGGATGATGCTCAAGGCAGCGGCTGGGTGGAAGAGGTGACCCCAGAACTTCTCCCCACGCAGGGTTCTCCTGTTCTCCAGGGACCCACCGCCTTTCCTGGGCCAAGGGCCAGCTTCACCCCCCACACAGGGCATGGACCCGAGGGGAGAGGACAAACAGCCCACGCACCGCCCACAGGAAAGGAAAACCACACTTGGCTTCTTCCCACAAATCTCAAGCACCAGATCAAGAGGCAGGAACCCAGTGGGCAACCTCGGCTTGGCCAAGAAGTGCTGCTGGGGGGTGAAGAGGATGAGCCTGGGGCCAAG GTGATTGAGGAGTTCTACAACCAGACGTGGATCCACCGCTATGGGGAGCGCATCTTGCCCAGCACACTGACCACGCTCTGGTCCCTCTCTGTGGCCATCTTCTCCGTGGGGGGCATGATTGGCTCCTTCTCTGTGGGCCTTTTCGTTAACCGTTTTGGCCG GCGGAATTCAATGCTGATGATGAACCTGCTGGCCTTTGTGTCCGCTGTGCTCATGGGCTTCTCAAAACTGGCCAAGTCCTTTGAGATGCTGATCCTCGGCCGCTTCGTCATTGGTGTATACTGCGGCCTGACCACTGGCTTTGTGCCCATGTACGTGGGGGAGGTGTCCCCCACGGACCTTCGCGGGGCCCTGGGTACCCTGCACCAGCTGGGCATCGTCGTCGGCATCCTCATCGCCCAG GTGTTTGGCCTGGACTCCATCATGGGCAACCAGGACCTGTGGCCCCTGCTGCTGAGCGTCATCTTCATCCCAGCCCTGCTGCAGTGCATTCTGCTGCCCTTCTGCCCTGAGAGCCCCCGCTTCCTGCTCATCAACCGCAACGAGGAGAACCGGGCCAAGAGCG TGCTGAAGAAGCTGCGCGGGACCTCGGATGTGACCCGCGACCTGCAGGAGATGAAGGAGGAGAGCCGGCAGATGATGCGGGAGAAGAAGGTCACCATCCTGGAGCTGTTCCGCTCGACCGCCTACCGTCAGCCCATCCTCATTGCCGTGGTGCTGCAGCTGTCCCAGCAGCTGTCTGGCATCAATGCT GTTTTCTATTACTCCACAAGCATCTTCGAGAAGGCGGGGGTGCAGCAGCCTGTGTATGCCACCATCGGCTCCGGCATCGTCAACACAGCCTTCACTGTCGTGTCG CTGTTTGTGGTGGAACGAGCTGGCCGGCGGACGCTGCACCTCATAGGCCTGGCCGGTATGGCAGGCTGTGCGGTGCTCATGACCATCGCGCTGGCGCTGCTG GAGCGGCTGCCCTGGATGTCCTACCTGAGCATCGTGGCCATCTTTGGCTTCGTGGCCTTCTTCGAAGTGGGCCCCGGCCCCATCCCATGGTTCATTGTGGCTGAACTCTTCAGCCAGGGCCCTCGTCCAGCTGCCATTGCTGTCGCTGGCTTCTCCAACTGGACCTCAAATTTCATTGTGGGCATGTGCTTCCAGTATGTGGAG CAACTGTGTGGTCCCTATGTCTTCATCATCTTCACCGTGCTCCTGGTTCTGTTCTTCATCTTCACCTACTTCAAAGTTCCCGAGACGAAAGGCAGGACCTTCGATGAGATTGCTTCCGGCTTCCGGCAGGGGGGAGCGAGCCAAAGTGACAAGACACCCGAGGAGCTGTTCCACCCCCTGGGAGCTGATTCACAAGTGTGA